The proteins below come from a single Thermococcus sp. genomic window:
- a CDS encoding methyl-accepting chemotaxis protein, translating into MEFRKKVLGIMVVALLLVTAIAAGMMLYAGNHMANAIGKKMQPVVGEQAKEVVTAKSQGIADQFEGFFQSVEMLGRATAELTVISLNELKDEGVNFGAPGYADKLRPILLEHLKVIAEAQPKLSAVYFGDVNGNMFIYPKVKLPQGYDPRVRPWYKDALAKNSPVWSEPYKDASTGKWVVTFSMPVYYNGKLVGVIGLDVFIDELTKMIDNVKIGDTGYAFVVGQNGLVYMHPNHDYIMKLNVFKEPSLKPIANIIKSGQDHAVVTYTWNGVTAVAAGTKIPSTGWYVFSKVPLSEISKGTIEVVNNTKNTMTESAILITTILSIIALIMVFITYKLVDSSLKPLEQLRDVAQALAEGRLSEVNERLKRIHYIEDDEIGALIKAFEAVGKDLVGTLDTIASKLERLSEGDLSNGLSIEARGELRDILEDLRDTTHKLKGLIAEVVHVTDELEKRANVLTQISTDVTEAINQVNEAVQQVSVEAQRQQENINEITEGMRFVAESSAESVRAMGEFEEAVGEVVSIANEGREKGETSVRQIESIQETMNKIEGAVTKVAEMSRSIEEITNVITNIAEQTNLLALNAAIEAARAGEAGRGFAVVAQEIRKLAEESKSAADNIKNIIDQITTEIHDAVTSTETGVNVVGESAGTLRETINYLTNIADLLQDASGRMGEVKEQIVRTQDEVDKALKSLENLAASAEETTASAEEVSSAVEEQTAATEELHRAANDLKNIVQNLREIISRFKL; encoded by the coding sequence ATGGAGTTTAGAAAGAAGGTACTTGGCATTATGGTGGTTGCCCTGCTGCTCGTTACGGCAATAGCGGCGGGGATGATGCTCTACGCAGGGAATCACATGGCGAACGCCATAGGGAAAAAGATGCAGCCCGTCGTCGGGGAGCAGGCCAAGGAAGTGGTTACAGCAAAGTCTCAGGGGATAGCAGATCAGTTCGAGGGGTTCTTCCAGTCCGTGGAGATGCTTGGTAGGGCAACGGCCGAGCTGACGGTGATTTCCCTGAACGAACTGAAGGATGAGGGGGTTAACTTCGGGGCCCCGGGCTACGCTGATAAGCTCAGACCCATACTCCTTGAGCACCTCAAGGTGATAGCCGAGGCCCAGCCCAAGCTCAGCGCGGTGTACTTCGGCGACGTCAACGGCAACATGTTCATTTACCCCAAAGTTAAGCTTCCACAGGGATATGACCCGCGCGTGAGACCGTGGTATAAGGATGCCCTTGCGAAGAACAGCCCGGTCTGGAGCGAACCTTATAAGGACGCATCAACCGGAAAGTGGGTGGTTACATTCTCCATGCCCGTATACTACAACGGGAAGCTCGTAGGTGTCATCGGTCTCGACGTTTTCATCGATGAACTGACCAAGATGATAGACAACGTCAAAATTGGAGACACCGGCTATGCCTTCGTTGTCGGTCAGAACGGATTAGTATACATGCACCCGAACCATGACTACATAATGAAACTCAACGTCTTCAAAGAGCCATCCCTCAAACCCATAGCAAATATCATAAAGAGCGGTCAGGATCATGCAGTCGTGACATATACATGGAATGGTGTAACAGCGGTTGCGGCCGGAACGAAGATACCGAGCACCGGCTGGTACGTCTTCTCCAAGGTCCCCCTATCCGAGATAAGCAAGGGCACTATAGAAGTTGTAAATAACACGAAGAACACAATGACAGAGTCGGCAATACTCATAACCACGATCCTTTCCATAATAGCACTGATAATGGTCTTCATAACTTACAAGCTAGTTGACAGCTCGCTGAAACCGCTTGAACAGCTGAGGGACGTTGCTCAGGCCCTCGCGGAGGGAAGGCTGAGCGAGGTCAACGAGAGACTCAAGAGAATTCACTACATAGAGGACGACGAGATCGGAGCGCTCATAAAAGCCTTCGAGGCTGTTGGAAAAGACTTGGTTGGAACCCTTGACACCATCGCCTCAAAATTAGAGCGTCTCTCGGAGGGAGACCTCAGCAACGGTCTGAGCATCGAGGCAAGGGGAGAACTTAGGGACATCTTAGAAGACCTCCGCGACACGACACACAAGCTCAAGGGTCTCATCGCTGAAGTAGTTCACGTCACGGACGAGCTTGAGAAGAGGGCCAACGTTCTTACCCAGATTTCAACCGACGTTACGGAAGCCATCAACCAGGTGAACGAGGCGGTGCAACAGGTGAGCGTAGAGGCTCAGAGGCAACAGGAGAACATCAACGAGATAACCGAAGGAATGCGCTTCGTTGCTGAAAGCAGTGCCGAGAGCGTCAGGGCGATGGGCGAGTTTGAGGAGGCTGTAGGTGAGGTCGTAAGCATCGCAAACGAGGGTAGAGAGAAGGGTGAGACCTCAGTCAGACAAATAGAAAGCATCCAGGAGACGATGAACAAGATAGAGGGTGCTGTAACCAAGGTTGCGGAGATGAGCAGGAGCATCGAAGAGATAACCAACGTCATCACCAACATAGCAGAGCAGACAAATCTCCTTGCTTTGAACGCGGCCATTGAGGCTGCCCGTGCTGGAGAGGCCGGAAGGGGGTTCGCTGTCGTCGCCCAGGAGATAAGGAAGCTCGCGGAGGAGAGCAAGAGCGCGGCAGACAATATCAAAAATATCATCGACCAGATAACCACCGAAATACACGACGCGGTGACAAGCACCGAGACGGGAGTCAACGTTGTCGGAGAAAGTGCTGGGACACTGAGAGAAACCATCAACTACCTCACCAACATAGCGGACCTCCTGCAAGACGCCAGCGGAAGGATGGGTGAAGTCAAGGAGCAGATAGTCAGGACACA
- a CDS encoding chemotaxis protein CheD — MQEIKVGIGDYAVGKKVGIISTYGLGSCVGITLYDRISKVGGLLHALLPEASYYGNKGNPAKYVDTGLQLLIKDIQKLGGNPRRTEAKLFGGAHMFTNVSNEKLMIGKRNVEVAKMELKKLGIRLVAEDTGGQGGRTIYLDLSTGKVKTRKVSNGKVLEKTY, encoded by the coding sequence TTGCAGGAGATAAAAGTGGGGATCGGCGACTACGCAGTAGGAAAAAAGGTCGGGATAATAAGCACCTACGGACTGGGCAGCTGCGTAGGCATAACCCTCTACGACCGCATCAGCAAGGTTGGAGGCCTACTCCATGCCCTCCTTCCGGAGGCTTCATACTACGGCAACAAGGGCAACCCAGCCAAGTACGTGGACACAGGCCTGCAACTGCTGATAAAGGATATTCAAAAGCTCGGAGGCAACCCCCGGAGGACAGAGGCAAAGCTCTTCGGAGGTGCACACATGTTCACCAACGTCAGCAACGAGAAGCTCATGATAGGTAAAAGGAATGTCGAGGTGGCCAAAATGGAACTAAAAAAGCTTGGAATCAGGCTCGTGGCTGAGGACACAGGAGGGCAGGGAGGAAGGACGATTTACCTTGACCTCTCAACGGGTAAAGTCAAAACGCGGAAGGTATCGAATGGAAAAGTGCTGGAAAAGACGTACTGA
- a CDS encoding chemotaxis protein CheC, translated as MSHKSWFSDWYQDIFREASNIAMSHALTALSNMIGEMEMEPPEVQVVPRAQFLAALASKGISNSFVVIFDITEGLGGLTILQFPKESAKSLVSLLIGMDPGDEGIDEMGRSAIMEIGNILISVYTDILAKLIEEPVSLSPPKPAEGLYDVEKELSRPDLRDVEDVILFKTRFYQENTGVESLFYLVPTKDAFDKLVGKLEAQVKETEEAVPEGGDKGGGSAPEEEPAAEEKAQMNEEAGEG; from the coding sequence ATGAGCCACAAGAGCTGGTTTTCGGACTGGTATCAGGACATCTTCCGCGAGGCGTCCAACATAGCGATGAGCCACGCGCTAACGGCTCTCTCCAACATGATAGGAGAGATGGAGATGGAACCCCCCGAGGTGCAGGTGGTTCCCAGGGCGCAGTTCCTCGCGGCCCTCGCCTCAAAGGGCATAAGCAACAGCTTTGTTGTGATATTCGACATAACCGAGGGGCTTGGAGGCTTAACCATACTCCAGTTCCCCAAGGAGAGCGCGAAGTCCCTAGTCTCACTTTTGATTGGAATGGATCCGGGGGATGAAGGAATAGACGAGATGGGACGCTCGGCGATAATGGAGATAGGCAACATCCTGATTTCAGTGTACACGGACATACTAGCGAAGCTGATAGAGGAACCTGTCTCGCTGAGTCCCCCTAAGCCCGCTGAAGGTCTCTACGACGTGGAGAAGGAGCTTTCAAGACCAGATCTAAGGGACGTGGAAGATGTTATACTGTTCAAGACGCGCTTCTATCAGGAGAACACCGGCGTTGAGAGCCTGTTCTACCTTGTGCCGACGAAGGACGCCTTTGATAAGCTGGTTGGAAAGCTCGAAGCTCAGGTTAAGGAAACTGAAGAGGCTGTCCCCGAAGGAGGTGATAAGGGCGGAGGAAGTGCCCCGGAGGAAGAGCCTGCGGCGGAGGAAAAAGCCCAAATGAACGAAGAAGCCGGAGAGGGTTGA
- a CDS encoding chemotaxis protein CheC, which translates to MASEEDYEGYIKNLDEFAKSALVETFNIGASRAADTLSQMTGLTVNITVPQIEVSLIKNVPEKVGEDIKIAVYIGLSGGFSGHAFFFIDFGDALKMFDMMMGMPPGSTTEFNEMVQSAIMGGGNILISAFANALSEFLGAEIEQTPPDLAIDFTPAILDFALADIGQHCDYTILLRTQITMESVEFKEHFMILPNLESMKRIVETLLGGFV; encoded by the coding sequence GTGGCATCTGAGGAGGACTATGAGGGATATATCAAAAACCTCGACGAGTTCGCAAAGAGTGCACTGGTTGAAACATTCAATATAGGGGCCTCCAGAGCCGCCGACACGCTCAGCCAGATGACCGGATTGACAGTAAACATAACCGTCCCCCAGATAGAAGTCTCATTGATAAAGAACGTTCCCGAGAAGGTCGGGGAGGACATCAAAATAGCCGTGTATATAGGTCTAAGCGGCGGCTTCAGCGGACACGCTTTCTTCTTCATAGACTTCGGTGACGCACTCAAGATGTTCGACATGATGATGGGCATGCCCCCGGGAAGCACGACTGAGTTCAACGAGATGGTGCAGTCCGCGATAATGGGGGGCGGAAACATCCTCATCTCGGCCTTCGCCAACGCACTCAGCGAGTTCCTTGGGGCGGAGATAGAACAGACGCCACCGGATCTCGCAATAGACTTCACTCCCGCCATACTCGACTTCGCGCTCGCCGACATCGGTCAGCACTGCGACTACACCATCCTCCTTAGGACTCAAATAACGATGGAGTCTGTGGAGTTCAAGGAGCACTTCATGATACTTCCCAACCTAGAGTCCATGAAGAGGATAGTTGAGACCCTGCTGGGGGGATTTGTATGA
- a CDS encoding chemotaxis protein CheA, translating to MEDLSQYLDEFLADARDRIDSLSNAILSLEKIVKEGGSEEEKKTMIDQIFRDAHTLKGTAATMGFMTLSKVAHKMENLFDLVRSGKVEPTPKLIDVLLEFLDVIEGMVNNIEEEGNEGDFDIEELFEKAQKFFEGGGEQKKETPEEKSPAEDGEKPTEEAPPENMPVYRLKVYFYKDAQLRGVRAFLILSDLDELGEILDTKPERKVIEDGKADVDVLEFIIATEESSEKLKEVVTRHPEVEKAEVEEYSPEPPKVEEKGEESDEVNVYTVTVYLQKDAPLKGVRSYLVLQDLEKLGMVKRTLPEVSGIQNGDLIDGYYFKVLLKTGVSPGDIEKVVRKHPDVENVRVEKGEAIEVNEKKEKVEAKTEKKLSKTKKSNKGIPTPKVKVSKIIKVDVAHLDRLMNLVGELVITKGRLEQIAERLGDRELLETLSTLSRLLTELQDEIMEMRLTPVAEVFNKFPRMVRELARKMGKEVEFVIEGADIEVDRTILDKLGDVLVHLLRNAIDHGIEPPKEREATGKPRVGRVELIAKRERSHVEIIVRDDGRGIDPNKIKAKAIEKGLITPEQAAEMSDEEAINLIFLPGFSTKEQVTDVSGRGVGMDVVKDVVKSLNGTISVKSEVGKGSTFVLKLPVSMAIIQALLVEVQGEIYAVPINNILESIEIKRENLKSIGGKEVIVLRGEIIPVVMLHELFGLAVEEKPEFPAIVIDLGAQKIAIGVDELLHKKDIVIKSLGKMLSHINGFAGATILGDGSVVLIIEINGLLGGGRSGI from the coding sequence GTGGAAGACCTTTCACAGTATCTAGATGAGTTTCTTGCCGATGCGAGGGACAGGATAGACAGCCTAAGCAACGCAATCCTCAGCCTCGAGAAGATAGTGAAGGAGGGTGGAAGTGAGGAAGAGAAGAAGACCATGATAGACCAGATCTTCAGGGACGCACACACCCTCAAGGGAACCGCAGCCACTATGGGTTTTATGACCCTCAGCAAGGTCGCCCACAAGATGGAGAATCTCTTTGACCTCGTGAGGAGCGGGAAGGTGGAACCCACTCCCAAGCTTATAGACGTCCTCCTTGAGTTCTTAGATGTCATAGAAGGCATGGTCAACAACATCGAGGAGGAGGGAAACGAGGGAGACTTCGACATAGAAGAACTGTTTGAGAAGGCCCAGAAGTTCTTCGAAGGTGGTGGAGAGCAGAAGAAGGAAACTCCCGAAGAGAAATCACCAGCGGAAGACGGCGAGAAGCCCACTGAAGAGGCACCCCCGGAGAACATGCCGGTCTATCGTCTGAAAGTCTACTTCTACAAGGACGCCCAGCTCCGGGGAGTTAGGGCGTTTCTGATTCTCTCAGACCTCGACGAACTCGGCGAGATACTCGACACAAAACCTGAGAGAAAGGTTATCGAGGACGGGAAGGCGGACGTTGACGTTCTGGAGTTCATCATAGCTACAGAGGAAAGCTCCGAAAAGCTGAAGGAAGTCGTAACGAGGCATCCAGAGGTGGAGAAAGCGGAGGTCGAGGAATACTCGCCAGAGCCTCCGAAGGTTGAAGAGAAAGGAGAGGAAAGCGACGAGGTAAACGTTTACACCGTCACCGTTTACCTCCAGAAGGACGCCCCATTGAAGGGAGTGCGCTCCTACCTCGTTCTCCAGGATCTTGAGAAGCTCGGAATGGTAAAGAGAACCCTTCCAGAGGTTAGCGGCATCCAGAACGGCGACCTAATCGACGGCTACTATTTCAAGGTACTCCTCAAAACAGGTGTCTCCCCTGGCGACATAGAGAAGGTCGTCCGCAAGCATCCAGACGTTGAGAACGTCAGGGTCGAGAAAGGGGAAGCAATTGAGGTCAATGAAAAGAAGGAGAAAGTGGAGGCCAAAACTGAGAAGAAGCTTTCAAAAACCAAGAAGTCAAACAAGGGCATCCCCACCCCCAAAGTCAAGGTCTCCAAAATAATCAAGGTGGACGTTGCCCACCTCGACAGGCTGATGAACCTCGTGGGCGAGCTTGTCATCACGAAGGGCCGCCTTGAGCAGATTGCCGAGAGGCTGGGAGATAGGGAGCTTCTTGAGACGCTGTCAACGCTCTCCAGGCTCCTCACGGAACTCCAAGACGAGATAATGGAGATGCGCCTCACGCCCGTCGCGGAAGTTTTCAACAAGTTCCCACGCATGGTCCGCGAGCTTGCCAGAAAGATGGGCAAGGAGGTCGAGTTCGTAATAGAGGGGGCGGATATAGAGGTTGACAGGACTATACTCGACAAGCTCGGCGACGTCCTCGTTCACCTGCTTAGGAACGCCATCGACCATGGGATAGAACCGCCTAAGGAGAGAGAGGCAACTGGGAAACCAAGGGTGGGAAGGGTCGAACTCATAGCAAAGCGCGAGAGGAGTCACGTTGAGATAATAGTCAGGGACGACGGAAGGGGTATCGACCCCAACAAGATAAAGGCCAAGGCCATAGAGAAGGGCCTCATAACACCGGAGCAGGCCGCCGAGATGAGCGACGAGGAGGCGATAAACCTAATTTTCCTGCCGGGATTCAGCACGAAGGAGCAGGTGACGGACGTTTCAGGCAGAGGCGTCGGAATGGACGTCGTAAAGGACGTCGTGAAGAGCCTCAACGGAACCATCTCCGTCAAGAGCGAGGTTGGAAAGGGAAGCACCTTCGTGCTCAAGTTGCCCGTGAGCATGGCTATCATACAGGCCCTTCTCGTCGAAGTCCAGGGCGAGATATACGCGGTGCCAATAAACAACATCCTCGAGAGCATCGAGATAAAACGCGAGAACCTCAAGAGCATCGGTGGCAAGGAAGTGATAGTCCTGCGCGGGGAGATAATCCCTGTTGTAATGCTCCACGAACTCTTTGGACTCGCTGTTGAGGAGAAGCCGGAGTTCCCGGCGATAGTGATTGATTTGGGTGCCCAGAAAATTGCCATAGGTGTTGATGAGCTTCTTCACAAAAAGGACATAGTCATCAAGAGCCTCGGCAAAATGCTGTCCCACATCAATGGCTTCGCGGGTGCGACAATACTCGGAGATGGAAGCGTCGTTCTCATCATAGAAATAAACGGACTGCTCGGTGGTGGTAGGAGTGGCATCTGA
- a CDS encoding chemotaxis response regulator protein-glutamate methylesterase: MPLNSSNRKRRVLVVDDSAFMRKILRDIINSDPELEVCCEARDGVEAINAVKVHKPDVVTLDIEMPRMNGLDALRVIMRQFPTPVIMVSALTQEGADATIKALEYGAIDFIPKPSSSISINMKEMKDDIISKIREAAKVPRRFLELRRTRLLRAQKSKVRKPSTPARTVVAMASSTGGPQSLLKVFPKFPENLRAAILLVQHMPPGFTRSFAKRLDGLSKVNVKEAEDGESIQENWAYVAPGDYHMEVQLRAGKPVITLNKKPKMHGVRPAADPMMITASEAFGRRTVGVVMTGMGRDGAQGIVAIKKRGGIAIAQNKETSIIFGMPKAAIETGMVDYVVPLGKIAETVVMAVNKVNRGGAGGRPFTVSR, translated from the coding sequence ATGCCGCTGAACTCATCCAATAGGAAACGTAGGGTGCTCGTCGTCGATGACTCCGCCTTCATGAGAAAGATACTCAGGGATATAATCAACTCCGATCCCGAGCTTGAGGTCTGCTGTGAAGCGAGGGACGGAGTAGAGGCAATAAATGCGGTCAAGGTTCACAAACCGGACGTCGTTACCCTTGACATTGAGATGCCCCGCATGAACGGCCTTGATGCCCTCAGGGTGATAATGAGGCAGTTCCCAACGCCGGTAATAATGGTGAGCGCCCTAACACAAGAAGGGGCGGATGCAACAATAAAGGCCCTTGAGTACGGCGCGATTGACTTCATCCCCAAGCCAAGTTCGTCTATTTCCATTAACATGAAGGAAATGAAGGATGACATAATCTCCAAGATAAGGGAGGCAGCTAAGGTTCCAAGGCGCTTCCTTGAACTCCGAAGAACGAGGCTCCTGAGGGCACAGAAGAGCAAAGTTAGGAAGCCCAGCACCCCAGCTAGGACAGTTGTCGCGATGGCATCATCGACGGGTGGCCCACAGTCCCTCCTTAAGGTGTTCCCCAAGTTCCCAGAGAACCTGAGGGCGGCGATACTTCTCGTCCAACACATGCCACCGGGATTTACGAGATCCTTTGCCAAGAGGCTTGATGGGCTGAGTAAGGTAAACGTAAAGGAAGCAGAGGACGGCGAGTCGATACAAGAGAACTGGGCCTATGTTGCTCCCGGCGACTATCACATGGAGGTCCAACTCAGGGCAGGAAAACCGGTCATAACGCTCAATAAAAAGCCCAAGATGCACGGGGTACGACCGGCCGCGGACCCGATGATGATAACTGCATCGGAAGCCTTTGGAAGGAGAACCGTTGGCGTCGTGATGACTGGCATGGGGCGCGACGGGGCGCAGGGAATCGTGGCCATCAAGAAGAGGGGAGGGATAGCAATAGCTCAAAACAAAGAAACCTCAATAATCTTCGGAATGCCAAAGGCAGCCATAGAGACCGGCATGGTTGACTACGTTGTGCCCCTCGGTAAAATCGCAGAGACCGTTGTGATGGCAGTGAACAAGGTTAACCGGGGTGGTGCCGGTGGAAGACCTTTCACAGTATCTAGATGA
- a CDS encoding response regulator — translation MARVLVVDDAAFMRMLLKKILTQGGHQVVGEAGNGKEAVQRYQELSPDVMTMDIVMPEMDGISAVQEIKKLDPNAKIIMITAVGQEGKVMEALKAGASGYIVKPFQAPKVLEEINRVLSS, via the coding sequence ATGGCACGGGTTTTGGTGGTAGATGATGCCGCGTTTATGCGCATGCTCCTGAAGAAGATACTGACGCAGGGCGGGCACCAGGTTGTCGGGGAAGCTGGAAACGGTAAGGAGGCTGTCCAGAGGTACCAGGAACTCAGCCCAGACGTGATGACGATGGACATAGTCATGCCCGAGATGGACGGTATAAGCGCCGTTCAGGAGATAAAGAAACTCGATCCCAACGCTAAGATAATCATGATAACCGCGGTTGGACAGGAAGGCAAGGTCATGGAGGCCCTTAAGGCAGGAGCTTCGGGCTACATCGTCAAGCCGTTTCAAGCGCCTAAAGTGCTGGAAGAGATAAACCGCGTACTCTCGAGTTAG
- a CDS encoding protein-glutamate O-methyltransferase CheR: MMDVKDPGYVKIKVELFRHLKVSSDAYKDTYLMRRIRARMRKLGVKDYLEYYRIIKTNKQELDELLLTVAINVTEFFRDPVVWKAFEKKVIPELVKYKKEHHNGLIRIWSAACSTGQEPYSIAMTLYEALGESLGGFRAQILATDIDREALATAMRGEYPADVVEKQTPRHMIPKYFTRVSDERYRIAPKVKRLVKFQQFNLFGSKYPKGFDVIFIRNVLIYVKRDAQEEVFAKLYDSLEDHGYLILGKTETILGNAARLFKLYDLVARIYRKNLEVKKHGTGFGGR; this comes from the coding sequence ATGATGGACGTAAAGGACCCCGGGTACGTGAAGATCAAGGTCGAGCTGTTCAGGCACCTCAAGGTTAGCAGTGACGCCTACAAGGACACATACCTGATGAGGCGCATAAGGGCAAGGATGAGGAAGCTCGGGGTGAAGGATTACCTCGAGTATTACAGAATAATCAAGACCAACAAACAGGAGCTTGATGAGTTGCTCCTCACGGTTGCAATAAACGTGACCGAGTTCTTCAGGGATCCGGTGGTGTGGAAAGCCTTTGAGAAGAAGGTAATCCCCGAGCTTGTGAAGTACAAGAAGGAGCACCACAACGGCCTGATAAGGATATGGAGTGCTGCCTGCTCCACCGGACAGGAGCCTTACTCGATAGCGATGACCCTCTACGAGGCACTCGGCGAGAGCCTCGGTGGATTCAGGGCTCAGATACTCGCCACGGATATAGACAGGGAGGCCCTGGCAACGGCCATGCGCGGAGAATATCCAGCGGACGTTGTGGAGAAGCAGACCCCAAGGCACATGATACCCAAGTACTTCACAAGGGTGAGCGACGAGCGCTACCGCATAGCCCCCAAGGTTAAGAGACTCGTGAAATTTCAGCAATTCAACCTCTTCGGCTCGAAGTATCCGAAGGGCTTCGACGTCATATTCATCCGGAACGTTCTCATCTACGTCAAGAGGGACGCCCAGGAAGAGGTGTTTGCTAAACTCTACGACTCCCTTGAGGATCACGGTTATCTGATCCTCGGCAAGACCGAGACCATACTCGGCAACGCCGCAAGGCTGTTCAAATTGTACGACCTCGTCGCAAGGATATATCGCAAGAACCTGGAGGTGAAGAAGCATGGCACGGGTTTTGGTGGTAGATGA